Proteins from a genomic interval of Pseudomonas sp. RC10:
- a CDS encoding methyl-accepting chemotaxis protein → MKFIHDLKLATKLIMAFGLCAFITLGVGLLGSRGSTQLAASLENVFSNNFVSVANIDDAQTKAVAQLRDVYSLIVVTAANEPDSDKQEILTSIRANRKASEDAFATYRKTPAVEDERIAGDKLVKDWPLYQAQVQRVLDALASGDLPSARSIVGNEVQDRYQQVMSEFDAIAESNDRQVADAARDAHEQASTAATILFTGVAAAFLAALGLGLVLARLISRPIKTAVETAERIAKGDLTQRIHSTSLDETGQLLTALGKMQEGLRSTIHQIADASNNLASAAEELNAVTEDGSRGLLRQNDEIQQAATAVTQMTSAVEEVARNAISTSEASKQVSAQASSGLEKAQEAVGAVNQATANITSSTGIVEDLAVGVRDIGKVLEVIRGIAEQTNLLALNAAIEAARAGEQGRGFAVVADEVRALAARTQSSTGEIESMISSIQSSADQAVVAMGNSKSLVTQTQQFAQATGDALQLIAQGIGEINDRNLVIASASEQQANVAREVDRNLVNIQDLSTQTAAGAHQTTASSQDLSRLAISFNDLVGRFKL, encoded by the coding sequence ATGAAATTCATTCACGATTTGAAACTGGCCACGAAACTGATCATGGCGTTCGGGCTATGTGCATTCATTACATTGGGCGTCGGCTTATTGGGAAGTCGAGGTTCTACCCAACTGGCGGCGAGCCTGGAAAACGTGTTTTCCAACAACTTCGTTTCCGTGGCAAACATTGATGATGCCCAAACCAAGGCGGTGGCACAGTTGCGTGACGTCTACAGCCTGATTGTCGTGACGGCGGCGAACGAGCCCGACAGCGACAAACAGGAAATCCTCACCAGCATCAGGGCCAACCGTAAAGCCAGTGAAGACGCGTTCGCGACCTATCGCAAAACGCCAGCGGTGGAAGACGAACGTATCGCCGGTGACAAATTGGTGAAGGACTGGCCGCTGTACCAGGCCCAGGTGCAACGCGTGCTCGATGCATTGGCATCAGGCGACTTGCCCTCTGCCCGCTCCATCGTCGGCAACGAAGTGCAAGACCGCTACCAGCAGGTCATGAGCGAATTCGACGCTATTGCGGAGTCCAATGACCGCCAGGTTGCAGACGCTGCGCGGGACGCTCACGAACAGGCCAGTACCGCCGCGACGATCCTCTTCACGGGCGTTGCGGCCGCCTTCCTCGCGGCACTGGGGCTGGGGCTCGTGTTGGCGCGCCTCATCAGCCGTCCCATCAAGACTGCCGTGGAAACGGCTGAACGCATCGCAAAGGGCGATCTCACGCAGCGCATCCACAGCACGTCCCTTGATGAAACCGGCCAGTTGTTGACGGCCTTGGGCAAGATGCAAGAAGGCCTGCGCAGCACGATTCACCAGATTGCGGACGCTTCCAACAACCTCGCATCCGCCGCCGAGGAATTGAATGCCGTGACCGAAGACGGCAGCCGTGGCTTGTTGCGTCAGAACGATGAAATCCAGCAAGCCGCCACCGCCGTGACGCAAATGACCTCAGCGGTTGAAGAAGTCGCACGCAACGCCATCTCGACGTCCGAAGCGTCAAAACAGGTCAGCGCTCAGGCGAGTAGCGGTCTGGAGAAAGCGCAGGAGGCCGTCGGTGCCGTCAATCAGGCGACAGCCAACATCACCTCGTCCACCGGCATCGTGGAAGACCTTGCCGTCGGCGTGCGGGACATCGGCAAAGTGCTGGAAGTGATTCGCGGCATCGCCGAGCAGACCAATCTGCTGGCGTTGAACGCCGCCATCGAAGCCGCGCGCGCCGGCGAACAGGGCCGTGGTTTCGCGGTGGTCGCCGACGAGGTCAGGGCCTTGGCGGCGAGAACCCAATCCTCCACAGGCGAAATCGAAAGCATGATCTCGTCGATTCAATCCAGCGCTGACCAGGCGGTGGTGGCGATGGGTAACAGCAAATCGCTGGTCACCCAGACGCAGCAGTTCGCACAGGCCACCGGCGATGCGCTGCAACTCATCGCACAGGGCATTGGAGAAATCAACGACCGGAATCTGGTCATCGCCAGCGCCAGCGAACAGCAGGCGAACGTGGCGCGCGAGGTAGACCGCAACCTGGTCAACATTCAGGACCTGTCGACCCAGACGGCAGCTGGCGCGCATCAAACGACAGCGTCGTCACAGGACCTGTCGCGACTCGCGATTTCCTTCAATGACCTGGTGGGGCGATTCAAGCTCTGA
- a CDS encoding LysR family transcriptional regulator: protein MDYFNAVKAFIQVVEAGSFVKAAQALNLPRNTVTKHIQSLESHLRVTLLNRTTRRVSLTNDGTAYYERMVRVIDQWLEAESDLSSAQVRPHGKLRIDMGATVASMLVLPALPDFQKRYPLLQLDIGVSDRPVDLLGDRVDCVIRGGALNDPSLIARRLGSLEYVTCATPGYLAAHGTPQHPRDLEKDHQMVRYFFAATQQRRLETFVQGDERVSVDGPYFVSVNDANALLAAALAGMGVLQTPRFMADPHLESGALVQVLDDWSLEPNPIYIVYSPNRHLSARVRVFVEWLVELFEVKGLR from the coding sequence GTGGACTATTTCAATGCTGTAAAAGCCTTCATTCAGGTCGTGGAAGCGGGAAGTTTCGTCAAGGCGGCGCAGGCCCTGAACCTGCCGCGCAACACGGTCACCAAGCACATTCAGTCGCTGGAAAGCCACCTGCGGGTGACGCTGCTCAACCGCACCACGCGACGCGTCTCGTTGACCAATGACGGCACGGCTTACTACGAACGCATGGTTCGGGTGATCGATCAATGGCTGGAAGCCGAATCGGACCTCTCCAGCGCACAGGTACGCCCCCATGGAAAATTGCGCATCGACATGGGCGCGACGGTGGCGTCCATGCTGGTGCTGCCCGCACTCCCCGACTTTCAGAAACGCTATCCGCTATTGCAGCTGGACATCGGCGTGAGCGACCGCCCCGTGGACCTGTTGGGTGACCGGGTGGACTGCGTCATTCGTGGTGGCGCGTTGAACGACCCGTCGCTGATTGCCCGACGACTGGGCAGCCTCGAATACGTGACGTGCGCCACCCCCGGTTATCTCGCGGCCCATGGGACGCCCCAGCACCCCCGCGATCTGGAAAAGGACCACCAGATGGTCCGGTATTTTTTTGCCGCCACCCAACAACGCAGGCTGGAAACGTTCGTCCAGGGCGATGAGCGGGTCTCGGTCGACGGCCCTTATTTCGTGTCGGTCAACGATGCCAACGCCCTGCTCGCTGCCGCACTGGCTGGCATGGGCGTGTTGCAGACACCCCGTTTCATGGCCGACCCGCACCTTGAATCCGGCGCACTGGTTCAAGTGCTGGACGACTGGTCCCTGGAACCCAATCCGATCTACATCGTGTACTCGCCCAACCGCCACCTCAGCGCGCGGGTGCGGGTTTTCGTCGAATGGCTGGTCGAGCTGTTCGAGGTGAAAGGCTTGAGGTGA
- a CDS encoding SDR family oxidoreductase codes for MSQQLQGKVALVTGGSRGIGAAIAKRLAADGAHVAFSYAKSREQAQQVVADIERQGVQALAIQADQGDAAQVTALVKQVHQHFGRLDILVNSAGVFVTGPVDDPQADIAAFDRQQAVNIGGVVSAVRAAAGLISDGGRIISVGTTGADRIPFPGAADYVATKAAVAAYTRGWARDLGSRSITVNTVQPGAINTDMNPETADHASFLIGLTALGRYGQPEDIAAAVAFLASPDASYITGATLNVDGGQSA; via the coding sequence ATGAGTCAGCAACTTCAAGGCAAAGTGGCACTGGTCACCGGCGGCTCCCGTGGCATCGGTGCCGCCATCGCCAAACGTCTCGCTGCAGACGGCGCCCATGTGGCGTTCAGCTACGCGAAATCCCGTGAGCAAGCGCAACAGGTCGTCGCCGACATCGAACGTCAAGGCGTGCAGGCGCTGGCGATCCAGGCTGATCAAGGCGATGCCGCCCAAGTCACCGCGCTGGTCAAACAGGTCCATCAACACTTCGGCCGTCTCGATATCCTGGTCAACAGCGCAGGCGTGTTCGTCACCGGTCCTGTCGATGATCCGCAGGCGGATATCGCAGCCTTCGACCGCCAGCAGGCCGTGAACATCGGCGGCGTGGTGTCCGCTGTTCGCGCTGCGGCGGGCTTGATCAGTGACGGTGGTCGCATCATTTCCGTGGGCACCACAGGCGCCGATCGCATCCCGTTTCCGGGTGCTGCCGATTATGTGGCGACCAAGGCCGCTGTCGCGGCGTACACCCGTGGCTGGGCGCGGGACCTGGGCTCGCGGAGCATCACCGTCAATACCGTTCAACCGGGCGCAATCAATACCGACATGAACCCTGAAACCGCCGATCACGCGTCGTTTCTTATTGGCCTGACGGCGCTCGGTCGTTACGGTCAACCGGAAGATATCGCTGCCGCCGTGGCCTTTCTTGCCAGCCCGGATGCGTCGTACATCACCGGCGCCACCCTCAACGTCGACGGCGGCCAATCCGCCTGA
- a CDS encoding quinone oxidoreductase — protein MTQRIRIYQQGGPSVLHPETFTLETPGSDQVLLRHEAIGVNFVDTMFRDGTFNVPLPFTPGVEGAGVIEAVGAQVRHLKVGDRVGYFFALGAYADRRVIDANTLIKLPDDVSSEQAAGLLAKGLTAWMLVRQVHALQAGETVLVQGASGGVGTLLARWAKSIGATVIATAGSAEKARIIEGWGLDHVLRSDEPGLAERIKAASGGAGVDVAYDLVGQATLAASVSALRDGGHLVHAGNASGAGVADMAALAARGIRYVKPSTPQCVNPQNQDRGASELFERFREGELGPLTLSRYRLDEAALAHQAIAARKHLGSILLIP, from the coding sequence ATGACCCAACGTATCCGGATTTATCAACAAGGAGGGCCTTCGGTTCTCCACCCCGAAACGTTCACGCTGGAGACCCCCGGCAGTGATCAGGTGCTGTTGCGCCACGAAGCCATCGGCGTGAACTTCGTCGACACGATGTTCAGGGACGGCACCTTCAACGTGCCGTTGCCGTTCACGCCGGGCGTGGAGGGCGCCGGTGTCATCGAAGCCGTGGGCGCGCAGGTCCGGCATTTGAAAGTGGGCGACCGGGTGGGCTATTTCTTCGCCTTGGGTGCCTACGCGGATCGCCGAGTGATCGACGCGAACACGCTGATCAAACTGCCCGACGACGTCTCCAGCGAGCAGGCCGCCGGGCTGTTGGCCAAAGGGCTGACGGCGTGGATGCTGGTCAGGCAGGTGCATGCCCTTCAGGCCGGTGAAACGGTCCTGGTTCAGGGGGCTTCAGGGGGTGTCGGCACGCTGCTCGCCCGGTGGGCCAAATCCATCGGAGCCACCGTCATCGCGACGGCGGGGTCCGCCGAGAAAGCGCGAATCATCGAAGGCTGGGGGCTCGATCACGTTTTGCGTTCAGACGAGCCCGGTTTGGCCGAGCGGATCAAGGCCGCGAGTGGCGGAGCGGGCGTGGACGTGGCGTACGATCTCGTAGGGCAGGCCACCCTGGCCGCTTCGGTCAGCGCATTGCGCGACGGCGGGCACTTGGTTCACGCCGGCAATGCATCGGGCGCTGGCGTGGCAGACATGGCCGCGTTGGCCGCGCGCGGGATTCGCTACGTGAAACCCTCCACGCCGCAGTGCGTCAACCCGCAGAATCAGGACAGGGGGGCCTCCGAGCTGTTCGAGCGATTCCGCGAAGGGGAGTTGGGGCCATTGACGCTTTCCCGGTATCGACTGGATGAGGCGGCCTTGGCCCATCAGGCCATCGCCGCGCGCAAGCATTTGGGGTCGATTCTGCTGATTCCGTGA
- a CDS encoding XRE family transcriptional regulator produces the protein MSKIPVKPKADPLLGVEIKAQRNARGWTLEELSQRSGVSIAAISKIEKGQSRPSFDTLLSIARCLQMNFVDIMDGASGLQPQAVMARLISTKAEDAELFSTPFYDYRVHSSALKSKVMVPLRMTIRNHDVPPIEDWSLHDGEEFIFVLKGVLIFHTEHYAPLTLNVGDSSYIDSTMRHAFVSGDEGEAEILSICLSIRPFKAQ, from the coding sequence TTGAGCAAGATCCCTGTCAAACCCAAGGCTGACCCCCTGCTAGGCGTTGAGATCAAGGCTCAGCGCAATGCGCGCGGCTGGACGCTGGAGGAGCTCAGCCAACGCAGCGGGGTGTCAATCGCGGCAATCTCGAAAATCGAAAAAGGTCAGTCACGCCCCAGTTTCGATACGCTGCTGAGCATTGCCCGATGCCTGCAAATGAACTTCGTCGACATCATGGACGGGGCGTCGGGGCTCCAGCCCCAGGCCGTCATGGCCCGCCTCATCTCGACCAAGGCAGAGGATGCCGAGCTGTTCAGCACGCCCTTCTACGATTACCGCGTGCACTCGTCGGCATTGAAATCCAAGGTCATGGTGCCGCTGCGCATGACCATCCGGAACCACGATGTGCCACCGATTGAAGACTGGAGCCTGCACGACGGCGAAGAATTCATCTTCGTGCTCAAGGGCGTGCTGATTTTCCACACCGAACACTACGCGCCACTGACGCTCAACGTGGGCGACAGCTCCTACATCGACAGCACCATGCGCCATGCCTTCGTGTCCGGCGATGAGGGCGAGGCAGAAATTCTGTCGATCTGCCTGTCGATCCGGCCGTTCAAAGCGCAATAG